One genomic window of Monodelphis domestica isolate mMonDom1 chromosome 1, mMonDom1.pri, whole genome shotgun sequence includes the following:
- the POLR3D gene encoding DNA-directed RNA polymerase III subunit RPC4 — MSEGSSTGEAGPAGAGRPSLPGARGLIGRRPAAPLTPGRLPSIRSRDLTLGGVKKKTFTPNIISRKIKEEPKEEILVKKEKRERDRDRQRDGHGRGRGRPEVIQSHSIFEQGPAEMMKKKGNWDKTVDVSDFGPSHIINIKKEKRETDEETKQILRMLEKDDFIDDPGLKNDTRNKPVQLPLAHSGWLFKEESEEPDVKPWIGRTKEESMEVDIPALKVKEEPQDEDETRAAAPPKPGRVAPGLPQDVSVADLLRELSFAKEEELLFLQLPDTLPGQPPTQDIKPIKTEVQGEDGQMVLVKPEKDREAKLAENLCTLSDLTEGQVGKLLIRKSGKVQLLLGKVTLDVTVGTSCSFLQELVSVSIGDSRTGDLTVLGHVKHKLVCSPDFESLLDHKQR, encoded by the exons ATGTCTGAAGGCAGCTCGACCGGGGAAGCGGGCCCCGCCGGGGCGGGCCGTCCTTCGCTGCCCGGGGCCCGGGGTCTGATCGGCCGACGGCCCGCGGCCCCCCTTACCCCAGGACGCCTCCCTTCTATACGTTCCAGGGACCTCACCCTCGGGGGGGTCAAGAAG AAAACCTTCACTCCTAACATCATTAGCCGGAAGATCAAGGAAGA GCCAAAGGAAGAAATATTGGTCAAGAAAGAGAAACGAGAGAGGGATCGAGATCGACAACGAGATGGGCATGGTCGGGGAAGGGGTCGGCCAGAAGTGATCCAGTCTCACTCCATCTTTGAGCAAGGACCAGctgaaatgatgaagaaaaaag GCAACTGGGATAAGACAGTGGACGTGTCAGACTTTGGCCCATCTCATATTATCAAcatcaaaaaggagaaaagggaaacagatgaggaaaccaaacaaATTCTTCGCATGCTGGAGAAGGATGAT TTCATAGATGATCCAGGGCTCAAGAATGATACTCGAAACAAGCCTGTGCAGCTTCCTCTGGCGCACTCGGGGTGGCTTTTTAAAGAAGAGAGTGAAGAACCTGATGTCAAGCCCTGGATAGGAAGAACCAAAGAAGAAAGCATGGAGGTGGATATACCAGCCCTGAAAG TGAAAGAAGAACCACAAGATGAGGATGAGACCAGGGCAGCTGCTCCCCCCAAGCCTGGCCGAGTGGCGCCTGGACTTCCTCAAGATGTGTCTGTGGCAGACTTACTCAGGGAACTAAGCTTTGCCAAGGAAGAAGAGCTGTTGTTTTTACAGTTGCCTGACACACTCCCTGGTCAGCCTCCCACCCAGGACATCAAACCCATCAAGACAGAGGTTCAAGGAGAGGATGGGCAGATGGTGCTTGTGAAGCCAGAGAAAGACCGG GAAGCTAAACTGGCAGAGAACCTATGTACCTTGAGTGACCTGACAGAGGGTCAGGTGGGAAAACTGCTTATCCGAAAATCAGGAAAGGTGCAACTACTTCTGGGCAAAGTGACGCTTGATGTAACAGTGGGTACTTCCTGCTCCTTTTTGCAG GAGCTGGTGTCTGTGAGTATTGGAGACAGCAGAACAGGCGATTTGACAGTTTTGGGCCATGTAAAACACAAGCTCGTGTGTTCCCCTGATTTTGAATCCCTATTGGATCACAAACAGCGGTAG